The following proteins are encoded in a genomic region of Methylibium petroleiphilum PM1:
- a CDS encoding helix-turn-helix transcriptional regulator — MLLGSFQSVLEARNRDEFRGEVVRFAKRLGFETVSAITVVDHPVGDTEFVAIDNAPDAYKDAIEDPKAGQLDPVMQHCKRQSVPIIWDQSTYVSAGQGSMWEAQARFGFRTGICLALHMPEGRHFVIGVDRDQALPKDRGEVTRLVADLQLFAVHAQDTAMRVLVPERLQLERPKLTPRELDSLRWTMDGKTAWEVGSIMGISERTAVLHINNAMHKLACTNKHQAVLKALRLGLLR; from the coding sequence ATGCTGCTGGGCAGCTTTCAATCGGTGCTCGAAGCGCGCAACCGCGATGAGTTTCGCGGCGAGGTCGTGCGTTTCGCGAAGCGGCTCGGGTTCGAGACGGTGTCGGCCATCACGGTGGTCGATCACCCGGTGGGCGATACCGAGTTCGTCGCCATCGACAATGCGCCCGACGCCTACAAGGACGCCATCGAGGATCCCAAGGCCGGTCAGCTCGACCCGGTGATGCAGCATTGCAAGCGGCAGAGTGTGCCGATCATCTGGGACCAGAGCACCTATGTGTCTGCCGGTCAAGGCAGCATGTGGGAGGCGCAGGCGCGGTTCGGCTTTCGCACTGGGATCTGCCTGGCGTTGCACATGCCCGAAGGCCGGCACTTCGTGATCGGGGTGGATCGCGACCAGGCCTTGCCGAAGGACCGCGGCGAAGTGACGCGCCTCGTCGCCGACCTGCAGCTGTTCGCGGTGCATGCCCAGGACACGGCGATGCGGGTGCTGGTGCCGGAGCGCCTGCAGCTCGAGCGGCCGAAACTCACGCCCCGCGAACTGGACAGCCTGCGCTGGACGATGGACGGCAAGACCGCCTGGGAGGTCGGCTCCATCATGGGCATCTCGGAGCGGACGGCGGTGCTGCACATCAACAACGCGATGCACAAGCTGGCCTGCACGAACAAGCACCAGGCCGTGCTCAAGGCCTTGCGGCTGGGATTGCTCCGCTAG
- a CDS encoding ABC transporter permease, with translation MTRRHLGPAVRSGATAVFCKELVDALRDRRTLATVLLSAVLMGPLVLLLLSSLVATLESQAERRVVMVQGIEHAPTLRNFIERQTFRIETAPADYEGHLRDARLGDPVLVVGEDFERRLAAGEAPEVLLVSDSSNRQAAAGVGRLARLLDAFSRERGTLLLALRGVPGSLLQAIDVEERDLASTRSRAAQFTGLLPFFVIMAVLYGALNAALDTTAGERERGSLEPLLTNPAAPLALVIGKWGAVAAVSMLIALLSVLSFLPAQWLIRSETLRSLFLFGPREALGFLLVLLPLAASLSAAMMAVAIRCRSFKEAQANSTGVILAVSLLPLLTLFNQGGEKPWFVWLPALAQHTLMNRVLRGDSLSATDLLAPLAVALLLTALCLGYIARRLRAAAVR, from the coding sequence ATGACGCGTCGTCATCTCGGGCCCGCGGTCCGGTCCGGTGCCACAGCGGTGTTTTGCAAGGAGCTGGTCGATGCCCTGCGAGACCGGCGCACGCTGGCGACCGTGCTGCTCAGCGCCGTGCTGATGGGCCCGCTGGTGCTGCTGCTGCTGTCGAGCCTGGTCGCCACGCTGGAGTCGCAAGCCGAGCGGCGTGTGGTGATGGTGCAGGGCATCGAGCACGCACCGACGTTGCGCAACTTCATCGAACGCCAGACCTTCCGTATCGAGACGGCACCAGCCGATTACGAGGGGCACCTGCGCGACGCGCGGCTCGGCGATCCGGTGCTGGTGGTCGGCGAGGATTTCGAGCGCCGCCTGGCCGCCGGCGAGGCGCCCGAGGTGCTGCTGGTCAGCGACAGCAGCAACCGCCAGGCCGCGGCCGGCGTGGGCCGGCTGGCCCGCCTCCTCGATGCCTTCAGCCGCGAGCGCGGCACGCTGTTGCTGGCCCTGCGCGGGGTGCCAGGGTCCCTGTTGCAGGCCATCGATGTGGAAGAGCGCGACTTGGCCAGCACGCGCAGTCGCGCTGCCCAGTTCACCGGCCTGCTGCCGTTCTTCGTGATCATGGCCGTGCTGTACGGCGCGTTGAATGCGGCGCTCGATACCACCGCGGGCGAACGCGAGCGCGGCTCGCTCGAGCCGCTGTTGACGAACCCGGCCGCGCCGCTGGCGCTGGTGATCGGGAAGTGGGGGGCCGTGGCCGCCGTGAGCATGCTGATCGCACTGCTCAGCGTATTGAGCTTCCTGCCCGCCCAGTGGCTGATCCGCAGCGAGACGCTGCGTTCACTGTTCCTGTTCGGCCCGCGCGAGGCGCTCGGCTTCCTGCTCGTGCTGCTGCCGCTGGCGGCGTCGCTGTCGGCCGCGATGATGGCCGTGGCAATCCGCTGCAGGAGCTTCAAGGAAGCGCAGGCCAACAGCACGGGGGTCATCCTCGCGGTGTCGCTGCTGCCGCTGCTGACCCTGTTCAATCAGGGCGGCGAGAAGCCCTGGTTCGTGTGGCTGCCGGCCCTGGCACAGCACACGCTGATGAACCGCGTGCTGCGCGGTGACAGCCTGTCGGCGACGGACCTGCTGGCGCCGCTGGCTGTGGCCCTGCTGCTGACGGCCTTGTGCCTGGGCTACATCGCGCGCCGGCTGCGCGCGGCGGCGGTGCGCTGA
- a CDS encoding alpha/beta fold hydrolase: MRASRFLRRAATLSALWLAGAAAAQDAAPTVCRVKGLKHEVLCGHVTRALDPAQPGGTTVTVHYVVVPAAARHKRADPIFFFAGGPGQSAIALAGSVLPLFQRLNNRRDLVFIDQRGTGRSAPLACDAEDELPLAQRFDAERGRQRLAACLASLRKLPHGDLRQYTTSIAMADADAVRAALGASQINLVGGSYGTRAALDYLRQFPSHVRRIVLDGVAPPDMVLPASMGQDVEAALARLFTDCEQEPSCQARHPRLRAHWQGLLSAAPRPASVVDPLDGRPATVRIDVDLLANAVRGPLYAPGLAAALPFAIDEAAAGRYAALVGLAGVLGGGPRTTRLFEGLHFSVVCAEDAPDAAAPPPSGLGAVYLRPYAALCRDWPRGSVPPTFRDLPTSQVPVLALSGTLDPVTPPRHGERVVKALGPRARHVVVPNAGHGVMAIGCTRELLYRFIDADDEAQALAVDAGCLAHLPRPPAFEPPRPGPSLAGAAR; the protein is encoded by the coding sequence ATGAGAGCAAGCCGTTTCCTCCGTCGCGCGGCCACGCTGTCGGCTCTGTGGCTGGCCGGCGCGGCCGCTGCGCAGGACGCGGCGCCGACGGTCTGTCGCGTCAAAGGCCTGAAGCACGAGGTGTTGTGCGGCCATGTGACGCGGGCCCTGGATCCGGCGCAGCCGGGGGGCACGACGGTCACGGTGCACTACGTGGTCGTGCCGGCGGCGGCGCGTCACAAGCGAGCCGACCCGATCTTCTTCTTTGCCGGCGGCCCTGGACAGAGCGCCATCGCGCTGGCCGGTTCGGTGCTGCCGCTGTTCCAGCGCCTGAACAACCGGCGTGACCTGGTCTTCATCGATCAGCGCGGCACCGGGCGCTCGGCGCCCCTGGCCTGCGACGCCGAGGACGAGCTGCCGCTGGCGCAGCGCTTCGATGCCGAGCGTGGTCGCCAGCGTCTCGCCGCCTGCCTGGCTTCGCTGCGAAAGCTGCCGCATGGCGATCTGCGCCAGTACACGACGAGCATCGCGATGGCCGATGCCGATGCGGTGCGGGCCGCACTGGGTGCGTCGCAGATCAACCTGGTGGGCGGCTCCTACGGCACGCGGGCGGCGCTGGACTATCTGCGGCAGTTCCCGTCGCATGTGCGCCGTATCGTGCTCGACGGCGTCGCGCCGCCCGACATGGTGCTGCCCGCCAGCATGGGCCAGGATGTGGAAGCCGCGCTGGCGCGGCTTTTCACCGACTGCGAGCAGGAGCCAAGCTGCCAGGCGCGCCACCCGCGGCTGCGGGCGCACTGGCAGGGCCTGCTGAGCGCCGCGCCTCGGCCAGCGAGCGTGGTCGATCCGCTGGATGGCCGGCCGGCCACGGTGAGGATCGATGTCGATCTGCTGGCCAACGCGGTGCGCGGGCCGCTGTACGCGCCGGGCCTGGCCGCGGCCCTGCCCTTCGCGATCGACGAGGCGGCCGCCGGGCGCTACGCGGCCCTGGTCGGATTGGCCGGGGTGCTGGGCGGCGGGCCGCGGACGACGCGGCTGTTCGAGGGCCTGCATTTCTCGGTGGTGTGCGCAGAGGATGCGCCGGACGCCGCGGCTCCGCCGCCGTCCGGGCTGGGTGCCGTGTACCTGCGTCCCTATGCGGCGCTGTGCCGCGACTGGCCGCGCGGCAGTGTGCCGCCGACTTTCCGCGACCTGCCGACCAGCCAGGTTCCGGTGCTGGCCCTCAGCGGCACGCTCGACCCGGTGACGCCGCCGCGCCACGGCGAGCGGGTGGTGAAGGCGCTCGGGCCGCGGGCACGTCATGTGGTGGTACCGAATGCCGGTCACGGCGTGATGGCGATCGGCTGCACGCGCGAGCTGCTGTACCGCTTCATCGACGCGGACGACGAGGCCCAGGCCCTGGCGGTCGACGCCGGGTGCCTGGCGCACCTGCCGCGCCCGCCGGCGTTCGAGCCGCCGCGGCCCGGACCGTCGCTGGCGGGAGCGGCGCGATGA
- a CDS encoding GNAT family N-acetyltransferase: MDHPLPEISWRCARLHELSPLELQRIHIARQQVFAVEQDCVFQDADEVDEHSAHLAAWRADGVLLAYARLVDPGVKYAEPSLGRVLTTAVARGTGVGRALVRRAVDHLTGAFPGQGLRISAQLRLERFYAEAGFLSIGEPYLEDDMPHIEMLRRG, translated from the coding sequence ATGGACCATCCGCTTCCCGAGATCTCCTGGCGCTGTGCGCGCCTGCATGAACTGTCGCCGCTCGAATTGCAGCGCATCCACATCGCTCGCCAGCAGGTGTTCGCCGTCGAGCAGGACTGCGTGTTCCAGGATGCCGACGAAGTCGACGAGCACTCGGCCCACCTCGCGGCCTGGCGCGCGGACGGCGTGCTGCTTGCCTATGCGCGCCTCGTCGACCCCGGCGTGAAGTACGCCGAGCCGTCGCTCGGCCGGGTGCTGACCACGGCGGTTGCGCGCGGCACCGGCGTGGGTCGCGCGCTGGTACGGCGCGCGGTCGACCACCTCACCGGGGCATTTCCGGGACAGGGCCTGCGCATCTCGGCGCAGCTGCGGCTCGAACGCTTCTACGCGGAAGCGGGCTTCCTCAGCATTGGCGAGCCCTACCTCGAGGACGACATGCCGCACATCGAGATGCTGCGCCGCGGCTGA
- a CDS encoding ATP-binding cassette domain-containing protein, whose protein sequence is MIRVEALHKRFDPPASRWRARKPPAPVVAVDRVDFTAVDGRITGLLGPNGAGKTTTLRMVAGLVVPDAGAIEVDGIDVLQAPRQALRRMGVLSDARGLYPRLSARENIVYYAALHGLERDAAHARVDVLAQTLDMKPLLERRTEGFSQGERMKTALARALVHDPANIILDEPTNGLDVLATRALREALRHLCSPAGGGKCIVLSSHIMQEVERLCDEVVVVAHGRTVAVGTVAQLCESAGERDFEEAFVKLAFAQELQEVRA, encoded by the coding sequence ATGATCCGCGTCGAAGCCCTGCACAAGCGCTTCGACCCGCCGGCAAGCCGCTGGCGCGCGCGCAAGCCGCCCGCGCCGGTCGTGGCGGTGGATCGGGTGGACTTCACCGCGGTCGATGGCCGCATCACCGGGCTGCTGGGCCCCAACGGGGCCGGCAAGACGACGACGCTGCGCATGGTGGCCGGTCTGGTCGTGCCCGACGCGGGCGCGATCGAGGTCGATGGCATCGACGTGCTGCAGGCGCCGCGGCAGGCCCTGCGCCGCATGGGGGTGCTGAGCGACGCGCGTGGTCTGTATCCGCGCCTGAGCGCGCGCGAGAACATCGTCTACTACGCGGCACTGCATGGGCTGGAGCGCGATGCCGCGCATGCGCGCGTCGATGTGCTGGCGCAGACGCTCGACATGAAGCCGCTGCTCGAGCGGCGCACCGAAGGCTTCAGCCAAGGTGAGCGCATGAAGACGGCACTGGCGCGCGCGCTGGTGCACGATCCGGCCAACATCATCCTCGACGAGCCGACCAACGGCCTCGACGTGCTGGCCACCCGCGCACTTCGCGAGGCGCTGCGACACCTGTGCAGCCCCGCCGGCGGCGGCAAGTGCATCGTGCTGTCGAGCCACATCATGCAGGAGGTGGAGCGGCTGTGCGACGAGGTGGTGGTCGTCGCGCATGGCCGCACCGTGGCGGTGGGCACGGTGGCGCAACTCTGCGAAAGCGCCGGCGAGCGTGACTTCGAGGAGGCCTTCGTAAAGCTGGCCTTCGCGCAGGAGCTGCAGGAGGTCCGCGCATGA